The DNA region AGGTGAAAATGTTCAATTTGGTACACATTCTGGAAGAGGTATAATTGCTAGTGATGGTACTACTATGGTTCTTCCTATAATAACAGCAGAACAAGGTAAAAATGGTGCTGCTAAAGAAATGATGGGAGCTGAGTTTTATAAAGTAACTGCTAATGATACACTCACAATTGGAGAGAAAATTGGTCAAACAGTTAAATTCGCACAAGGAAGTGGCACTTCTGGATTTAGTAAATATAAAGAAGCAAAACCTATAGCTTATGATAATACTAAAGTAACTTATTTCGCAGTACCAAATCCTGATGGTGGAGACGGAAAAATGGGTAAAGGAGATAGCGGTGCTGAAAATAATGTTACTTCTACAACAATACCAGGTTCTGAAGGTTCTTTTGGTTTCTTAAAATTAACAGGTAGTTGGTATGGAGCTAATCAGTATGATCCATCAAAATATGCTAGTAATCCTAGCCAAGCTGGTGGAGCTACTGGTGATCAAGCAGGTAAAGATGAAGTATTGTTCTCACATGTAACAACTCCAGCTGGACAGAACCAGATGCGTTTACTTGACCCTCAACAATATGAGCCTCTAAGTAAATCATTACAAATATCTAAAACTAGCAAAAGTTCTTCTATAGATGTATTGCCAGATGGTACTATAATTGTTGTTGCTGAAAAAGAAAGAAATACTGGTGCTAGCGGTTTGAAATTCAATATATTCTTTAGCAGATATACTCAAAGTTATTTATCTAGTCAGTTAGAATAATTTGAGAGAAAAATAATTGAATAGATACAAGGAATATATTTGATAGTTTCAAGTATATTCCTTGTTGTTTTT from Brachyspira pilosicoli P43/6/78 includes:
- a CDS encoding sialidase family protein, producing MSKKIIYLLSLLMALSLVFASCKKNDGVTGIQGDTNQEDEIKENTGGLQTSWDQIKDKTIMNDYAVIGESGGDYYRNPVIVALGGANVLIVTEKRINYPGSANDIGVNGSKPVSIVYLLSSDAGDNFSSPLPIGGESTSADNAVSAPVVYYKKDKVYVIASAGAGISRTDQDYSARNPKSMLKYSVGTVTGADNKASIQWSEWKELSVSGKIGENVQFGTHSGRGIIASDGTTMVLPIITAEQGKNGAAKEMMGAEFYKVTANDTLTIGEKIGQTVKFAQGSGTSGFSKYKEAKPIAYDNTKVTYFAVPNPDGGDGKMGKGDSGAENNVTSTTIPGSEGSFGFLKLTGSWYGANQYDPSKYASNPSQAGGATGDQAGKDEVLFSHVTTPAGQNQMRLLDPQQYEPLSKSLQISKTSKSSSIDVLPDGTIIVVAEKERNTGASGLKFNIFFSRYTQSYLSSQLE